A genomic window from Pyxicephalus adspersus chromosome 2, UCB_Pads_2.0, whole genome shotgun sequence includes:
- the SLC25A3 gene encoding LOW QUALITY PROTEIN: solute carrier family 25 member 3 (The sequence of the model RefSeq protein was modified relative to this genomic sequence to represent the inferred CDS: substituted 1 base at 1 genomic stop codon), giving the protein MYSSVAQFGRVNPFNAPNFQLGQXCVTLRKNNTPQIQPDRRLAAAATVDDGEYSCEYGSAKFYAFCGFGGILSCGLTHTAVVPLDLVKCPIQYKNIFNGFSVTLKEDGVRGLAKGWAPTFIGYSMQGLCKFGFYEIFKILYANILGEENAYMWRTSVYLAASASAEFFADIALAPMEAAKVRIQTQPGYASTLRQASPRMYAEEGLWAFYKGVSPLWMRQIPYTMMKFACFERTVEVLYKYVVPKPRSECSKSEQLVVTFVAGYIAGVFCAIVSHPADSVVSVLNKEKGSTALEVLKQLGPKGVSKGLTALIIMIGTLTALQWFIYDSVKVYFRLPRPPPPEMPQSLKKKLGLTQLTHGPKK; this is encoded by the exons ATGTATTCCAGTGTTGCACAATTTGGCCGAGTAAACCCATTCAATGCACCAAATTTCCAGCTGGGACAGTAATGTGTGACTTTAAGGAAGAATAATACTCCACAAATCCAACCTGATCGACGCCTTGCTGCTGCAGCTACTGTAGATGATG GCGAATACAGTTGCGAATATGGCTCAGCAAAATTTTATGCTTTTTGTGGCTTTGGTGGTATCCTCAGTTGTGGTTTAACTCACACTGCTGTTGTACCATTGGATTTGGTGAAATGTCCTATTCAG TACAAGAACATCTTTAATGGGTTTTCTGTAACTCTTAAGGAAGATGGAGTTCGTGGCCTTGCCAAAGGATGGGCTCCAACATTTATTGGGTATTCCATGCAAGGATTGTGCAAATTTGGATTTTATGAAATCTTCAAGATCTTGTATGCTAACATTTTGGGAGAG GAAAATGCCTATATGTGGCGCACATCTGTGTACCTGGCTGCATCTGCTAGTGCTGAATTCTTTGCTGATATTGCTCTGGCTCCAATGGAAGCTGCAAAAGTCCGTATTCAAACACAGCCAGGATATGCAAGTACTCTGCGACAAGCATCACCCAGGATGTATGCTGAAGAAGGACTTTGGGC GTTCTACAAAGGAGTTTCTCCTCTATGGATGAGACAGATTCCATATACCATGATGAAATTTGCCTGCTTTGAACGTACAGTTGAAGTACTGTATAAGTATGTTGTACCCAAGCCACGAAGTGAATGTTCAAAGTCCGAACAATTGGTTGTGACCTTTGTTGCTGGGTATATTG CTGGTGTGTTTTGTGCTATTGTCTCCCATCCTGCTGATTCAGTGGTGTCTGTTTTGAACAAAGAAAAGGGAAGCACTGCTCTGGAAGTCCTTAAACAACTTGGACCAAAAG gtgTTTCGAAGGGGTTGACAGCCCTTATCATCATGATTGGTACCTTAACTGCTCTGCAGTGGTTCATCTATGACTCTGTGAAGGTCTACTTCAGGCTTCCTCGTCCTCCTCCCCCTGAGATGCCACAGTCTTTGAAGAAGAAGCTTGGTTTGACTCAGTTAACCCATGgacctaaaaaatga